One Tolypothrix bouteillei VB521301 DNA window includes the following coding sequences:
- a CDS encoding FAD-dependent oxidoreductase has product MVKKVAIVGAGPSGLLLAHYLLRRGDRYKIDIYDRRSDPRRVPFSTSRTFPISLNERGMSALRNIEGLEEAIEAISVKMTGTIFHQKNGTQRLTPRKKPLTTLDRTSLAIALLEKLTEKYDNSQLNTHFNCQCTFVDFSEKKLKFQNLESETDFDVDCDILIGADGSRSAVREYFLHTKDFHCEQKYVPNNYKSIFLPPLKNAKINLEQGKIHSWIQKDGTYVVLLHQRNGTMSGVILFVHSKNQIDSLSSTEEVIAFFQNNFPEVAQLMPQEEAEAFLARPTSRILTVRCNRYHEGDSALLIGDAAHAVSSSIGQGCNAALEDVVLLDGLLNEYSDNFALAIEQFTVRRKQDAHALVELGDNAFPSTTGLFIEFALRESVARFLHKIFPKYFTPPISELIFETTTPYSEILNLYKGWISKVKKSNASLQ; this is encoded by the coding sequence ATGGTTAAAAAAGTTGCGATTGTCGGTGCAGGACCTAGCGGGCTCTTGCTTGCTCACTACTTGTTACGCCGTGGCGATCGATATAAAATTGATATTTATGACCGCCGCAGCGATCCTAGAAGAGTCCCATTCTCAACCTCAAGAACCTTTCCCATTTCCCTCAACGAAAGAGGAATGAGCGCCTTGAGAAATATTGAGGGTTTGGAGGAGGCGATTGAAGCTATTAGTGTGAAAATGACTGGAACGATTTTTCACCAAAAGAACGGTACGCAACGGTTAACACCTAGAAAAAAACCTCTCACGACTCTAGATCGGACTAGTTTAGCGATCGCTTTGTTAGAAAAGTTGACTGAAAAATATGATAACAGCCAGCTTAACACTCACTTCAATTGCCAATGCACATTTGTGGATTTTAGCGAGAAGAAGCTAAAGTTTCAAAACTTGGAGTCAGAAACAGATTTTGATGTTGATTGCGATATTTTAATTGGTGCAGATGGCTCCCGTTCTGCAGTCAGAGAATATTTTCTGCATACTAAAGATTTTCATTGCGAACAAAAGTACGTTCCCAATAACTATAAATCTATTTTTCTTCCTCCTCTTAAAAATGCAAAAATTAACTTAGAACAAGGCAAAATTCACTCGTGGATACAAAAAGATGGTACATACGTAGTTTTACTACATCAACGAAACGGAACGATGAGTGGCGTCATTTTATTTGTTCATAGTAAAAATCAGATAGATTCTCTCTCTAGCACAGAAGAAGTGATTGCATTTTTTCAAAATAATTTTCCAGAAGTTGCTCAACTGATGCCACAAGAGGAGGCTGAAGCTTTTCTTGCTAGACCAACATCAAGAATTTTAACAGTCCGTTGTAACCGCTATCACGAAGGGGATAGTGCTTTGTTAATTGGAGATGCTGCCCATGCTGTATCTTCTTCTATCGGTCAGGGTTGCAATGCTGCTTTAGAAGATGTGGTTTTGTTAGACGGACTTTTGAATGAATATTCCGACAATTTTGCCTTAGCAATCGAACAATTTACTGTTCGTCGAAAACAAGACGCCCATGCTTTAGTAGAGCTTGGTGATAACGCTTTTCCCTCAACTACAGGATTGTTTATTGAGTTTGCTTTACGGGAAAGCGTTGCTAGATTTTTGCACAAAATATTCCCGAAATACTTTACACCTCCTATTTCAGAGTTGATATTTGAAACGACAACTCCTTACTCAGAAATCTTGAATTTATACAAAGGTTGGATTTCCAAAGTCAAAAAATCAAATGCTTCTCTTCAGTAA
- a CDS encoding Panacea domain-containing protein encodes MINCLIIARYFIVRAYEEGIEAEMTNMKVQKLLYYAQSIHLALYDEPLFDEVIQAWRYGPVCPPAYKFYSEFEANQLPIPGKDVLLQIPDKKKKLLEEVWEYFGGYHAYRLSGMTHLEFPWKKARRGLPSEASSTEPILLEDMKALGHQKLDVIERENPAYEQVISKVLEDACTLEASRRISKGEVRDWLNSLLD; translated from the coding sequence ATGATAAATTGTCTCATCATAGCTCGCTACTTTATAGTTAGAGCTTATGAAGAAGGTATAGAAGCTGAAATGACTAACATGAAAGTTCAAAAGCTTTTATATTATGCCCAGAGTATACATTTGGCACTTTACGATGAGCCATTGTTTGATGAGGTTATCCAAGCATGGCGATACGGTCCCGTCTGTCCTCCGGCTTATAAATTCTATAGTGAATTTGAAGCTAATCAATTACCCATTCCTGGCAAAGACGTTTTATTACAGATTCCAGATAAAAAGAAAAAACTTTTGGAAGAAGTTTGGGAATATTTTGGAGGCTACCATGCTTATCGCTTAAGTGGTATGACACATTTAGAGTTTCCTTGGAAAAAAGCTCGTAGGGGATTACCTTCCGAAGCCAGTTCTACTGAACCTATTCTTTTAGAAGACATGAAAGCATTGGGTCATCAGAAATTGGATGTCATAGAACGAGAGAATCCTGCGTATGAACAAGTCATATCTAAAGTGTTGGAAGATGCTTGTACGTTGGAAGCTTCGCGTCGTATAAGCAAAGGAGAAGTGCGTGACTGGCTCAACTCACTTCTTGATTGA
- a CDS encoding sensor histidine kinase has product MILIVDDEQHNLRILSSTLTQQGYEVQCAKNGELALLTARETLPDLILLDIIMPDMDGYKVCQHLKADAATRDIPVIFLSAFNETLNKIKAFDVGGADYITKPFHVEEVLVRVKNQLEIRLLQKKLIEKNALLQTENYERQEAQRKLEQITAELKRSNQELEQFAYVAAHDLQEPLRAITSYTQILALEYQDQLDETAIEYVNFIVDGTIRMQQLIQDLLAYSRVGTRGKAFVLTDSNVVLNQALKNLQVAIAEKHAIITYDHLPIILGDKIQLIQLFQNLISNAIKFHREEFPQVHISAHLKDREWLFSVKDNGIGIKQTYLDRIFEIFKRLHSRQEFPGTGIGLAICKKIVNFHHGRIWAESELGVGTTFYFTFPDSTIS; this is encoded by the coding sequence ATGATATTAATCGTAGATGACGAACAGCACAACCTACGTATTCTATCTAGCACCTTAACTCAGCAGGGGTATGAAGTCCAGTGTGCCAAGAACGGGGAATTGGCTTTACTAACAGCACGAGAAACCTTACCGGATTTAATTCTGCTAGATATCATAATGCCAGATATGGACGGGTACAAAGTTTGTCAACATCTCAAAGCTGATGCAGCGACTCGCGATATCCCAGTTATCTTTTTAAGTGCTTTTAATGAAACTTTGAATAAAATAAAAGCGTTTGATGTTGGGGGTGCAGATTACATTACAAAACCTTTTCATGTAGAAGAAGTTTTAGTTCGCGTGAAAAATCAACTGGAGATCCGGTTGTTGCAAAAGAAACTTATAGAAAAAAATGCTTTGCTGCAAACAGAGAACTACGAACGACAAGAAGCACAACGGAAGCTCGAACAAATAACCGCTGAGTTAAAACGTTCAAATCAAGAACTCGAGCAATTTGCTTACGTAGCAGCTCACGATTTACAAGAACCATTACGAGCAATAACAAGTTACACTCAGATCCTAGCTTTGGAATATCAAGATCAGCTAGATGAAACAGCAATTGAGTACGTGAATTTCATCGTAGATGGAACAATACGAATGCAGCAGTTAATTCAAGACTTGCTCGCCTATTCCCGTGTAGGGACTCGTGGTAAAGCATTTGTACTGACTGATAGCAACGTTGTGTTAAACCAGGCTTTGAAGAATTTGCAAGTCGCAATTGCTGAGAAGCATGCCATTATTACCTATGACCATTTACCAATAATTCTAGGCGACAAAATTCAATTGATACAACTTTTTCAAAACTTAATTAGTAACGCTATTAAGTTTCATCGGGAAGAGTTTCCTCAAGTTCATATTTCTGCTCATTTAAAAGATCGGGAATGGCTATTTTCTGTAAAAGACAATGGAATTGGCATTAAACAAACTTATCTCGATCGCATTTTTGAAATTTTCAAACGTCTTCATTCTCGTCAGGAGTTTCCCGGTACAGGTATCGGTCTAGCTATTTGCAAAAAGATTGTCAATTTCCATCACGGGCGCATTTGGGCTGAATCTGAGTTAGGGGTGGGTACAACGTTTTACTTTACTTTTCCTGATTCTACCATCAGTTAG
- a CDS encoding glycerophosphodiester phosphodiesterase family protein, which translates to MADVTLKGFAVLPADTFAEGPQSGTFLTSTNGRTTPFPGQPVQGFSGVQFADQNTFWFLTDNGFGAKNNSADYLLRIYRLDPSFQGIEGGDGSVKVLNYIQLSDPDNRVPFKIVNESTSDRLLTGADFDVESFVLAKDGTLWVGDEFGPYLLHFDSTGKLLEAPISVPNRSVVQLNTLNGQAPLVIGHRGASGELPEHTLEAYKLAIERGADFIEPDLVSTKDGVLIARHEPNLIATTDVSTRAEFAERKKTKVIDGVTEEGFWAEDFTLAEIKTLRAIMPQSFRPQVFNGVFEIPTLEEVINLVKEVGAQTGKKIGIYPETKHPTYHDSIGLSLEEPLLATLEKTGFTDPSRIFIQSFETSNLKELNQKTDIPLVQLLDAVDVRDDGSLIETKPYDFVVSGDSRTYADLRTPEGLKEIATYADGIGPWKRMIVSVKTVDRDGDGNPDDLNNDGVINDADKVTTPPTTLVQDAHAAGLQVHPYTFRNEGRYLASDYNGNPQLEYRQFYQLGVDALFSDFPGTADLVRDQIVGTFVRSPDNPDVLKRAEFDTLTGSAPIVIGHRGASGSRPEHTLESYKLAIALGADFIEPDLVATKDGVLIARHENALAILNADGTLNTSDTSTDVYQRPEFADRLTTKVIDGRTIRGWFSEDFTLAEIKTLNAIERLPDLRGTEYNNDGLKIPTLAEVIDLVQQVEKETGRKIGIYPETKHPTYFATEGKRIDGTPINTNLGKELVDTLVAKSFTDPTRIFIQSFEVGNLQELNDVLLPKAGIDVPLVQLYGNATEKPYDFTVSGDSRTYGDLATPTGLDFVNDYASGIGPNKRLIVPAQTVDRNGDGQPDDLNGDGTINDADRVLGNPTTLVQDAHTAGLLVHPYTFRNESVFLASDYNGDPVQEYKQFIELGVDGFFTDFPGTGDTVRDLYVGEPVVSNLGGSRGFEGLAINPSKTTLYPLLEGTVVGDPVGSLRIYQYDLVSNKFDGIAGYYQLENPSNAIGDFTVINDSEYLVIERDNGQGATAQFKKIFKVDLSQKDANGFVAKEEVANLLNVQDPKDLNGDGSQLFTFPFVTIEDVLVLDRNTILVANDNNYPGGGGRSSAPDNNEILVLELGTTLNLDPRVGLAGLQYGLANDNIAIGNTDGLSA; encoded by the coding sequence ATGGCAGACGTAACACTCAAGGGATTTGCAGTTCTACCAGCAGATACATTTGCCGAAGGTCCTCAATCTGGCACATTTCTTACAAGTACCAATGGACGAACCACTCCATTTCCTGGTCAACCCGTTCAGGGCTTTAGTGGTGTACAGTTTGCCGACCAAAATACTTTCTGGTTTTTAACAGATAATGGTTTTGGTGCAAAAAATAATAGCGCGGATTACCTGTTACGAATTTATCGCCTTGACCCCAGTTTCCAAGGTATAGAAGGGGGCGACGGGAGTGTTAAGGTGTTAAATTATATACAACTATCTGACCCAGATAACCGAGTCCCCTTTAAGATTGTTAATGAAAGCACGAGCGATCGCTTGTTAACAGGTGCAGATTTTGATGTAGAGTCATTTGTCCTAGCAAAAGATGGTACGCTGTGGGTCGGTGATGAGTTTGGACCTTACTTGCTGCATTTTGACAGCACGGGTAAGCTCCTTGAGGCTCCTATTTCCGTCCCTAACCGCAGTGTTGTTCAACTCAATACCCTTAACGGTCAAGCCCCTCTAGTTATCGGACACCGAGGTGCAAGCGGTGAATTGCCAGAACACACTCTCGAAGCTTACAAGCTAGCAATAGAAAGAGGTGCAGACTTCATTGAACCAGATTTGGTTTCTACCAAAGATGGAGTTCTGATTGCTCGTCACGAACCCAATTTGATAGCTACAACCGATGTCTCAACTCGTGCTGAGTTTGCTGAGCGTAAAAAAACTAAAGTCATTGATGGAGTAACTGAAGAAGGTTTCTGGGCTGAAGATTTTACCCTAGCAGAAATCAAAACTTTACGGGCAATTATGCCTCAAAGCTTCCGCCCTCAAGTCTTCAATGGAGTGTTTGAAATTCCTACCTTAGAAGAAGTCATCAATTTGGTTAAAGAGGTAGGAGCACAAACAGGGAAGAAAATTGGTATCTATCCCGAAACCAAACACCCCACTTACCATGACTCCATTGGTTTATCTTTAGAAGAACCCCTGTTAGCCACCCTGGAAAAAACAGGGTTTACCGACCCCAGCCGAATTTTTATCCAATCTTTTGAAACCAGCAACCTCAAAGAACTCAATCAGAAAACAGATATTCCCTTGGTTCAGTTGTTAGATGCTGTTGATGTCAGAGATGATGGTTCGTTGATTGAAACCAAACCTTATGATTTTGTTGTCAGTGGAGATTCCCGGACTTATGCGGATCTGCGGACTCCAGAAGGCTTGAAAGAAATAGCGACTTATGCTGATGGTATTGGTCCGTGGAAGCGGATGATTGTCTCAGTGAAGACAGTCGATCGCGATGGAGATGGCAATCCAGACGATCTCAACAATGATGGTGTCATCAATGATGCTGACAAAGTGACCACTCCACCAACAACACTCGTACAAGATGCCCATGCAGCAGGGTTACAGGTACATCCTTATACCTTCCGTAATGAAGGACGTTATCTAGCATCAGATTACAACGGCAATCCACAACTAGAGTACAGACAGTTTTACCAACTTGGAGTTGATGCTCTCTTCAGTGATTTTCCCGGTACTGCTGACTTAGTTCGCGACCAGATCGTCGGAACTTTTGTACGCTCCCCTGACAACCCTGATGTCTTGAAAAGGGCTGAATTTGATACCTTAACTGGTAGCGCTCCTATTGTTATCGGTCATAGAGGAGCTAGCGGATCTCGCCCGGAGCATACTTTGGAATCGTATAAATTAGCGATCGCATTAGGTGCTGATTTTATCGAACCCGACCTAGTTGCTACCAAAGATGGTGTCCTAATTGCCCGTCACGAAAACGCTCTTGCCATTCTTAACGCAGATGGTACGCTCAACACTTCGGACACCAGCACGGACGTTTACCAACGTCCTGAGTTCGCCGACCGTCTGACCACTAAAGTCATTGACGGTCGTACTATCCGGGGCTGGTTCTCGGAAGACTTTACCCTCGCAGAAATTAAAACTCTCAATGCTATCGAACGCTTACCCGATTTGCGAGGAACTGAATACAACAATGATGGTTTAAAGATTCCTACCCTAGCAGAAGTCATTGACTTAGTGCAGCAGGTGGAAAAAGAAACCGGGCGCAAGATAGGCATTTATCCTGAAACTAAGCACCCCACCTATTTTGCCACGGAAGGCAAACGTATCGATGGAACCCCTATCAATACCAACTTGGGTAAAGAGTTAGTTGATACTTTAGTTGCTAAGAGCTTTACCGATCCAACGCGGATCTTTATCCAATCCTTTGAAGTGGGAAATTTACAAGAACTGAATGATGTACTGTTGCCCAAAGCAGGGATTGACGTGCCACTGGTTCAGTTATATGGTAATGCAACAGAAAAGCCTTATGACTTTACAGTCAGTGGCGACTCTCGTACCTATGGCGACTTAGCAACCCCAACAGGATTAGATTTTGTCAATGACTACGCATCTGGTATCGGTCCCAACAAACGTTTAATTGTCCCAGCGCAAACAGTCGATCGCAACGGTGACGGTCAGCCAGATGACCTTAATGGTGATGGGACTATTAACGATGCGGATAGAGTTTTGGGTAATCCCACAACTTTAGTTCAAGATGCCCATACTGCCGGTTTGTTGGTCCATCCTTACACCTTCCGCAATGAAAGTGTCTTCTTAGCATCAGATTACAACGGCGATCCCGTACAGGAGTACAAGCAGTTCATCGAGTTGGGTGTTGATGGTTTCTTCACAGACTTCCCCGGAACAGGCGATACGGTACGCGACTTGTATGTAGGAGAACCCGTAGTTTCTAATCTTGGTGGTTCTAGAGGATTTGAGGGCTTAGCAATTAACCCCAGTAAAACGACTCTGTACCCATTACTTGAAGGAACTGTGGTGGGCGATCCGGTAGGTTCGTTGAGAATCTACCAATACGATCTGGTATCGAATAAGTTTGATGGTATTGCTGGTTACTATCAACTGGAAAACCCAAGCAACGCCATTGGTGATTTTACCGTTATTAACGATAGTGAGTATCTTGTCATTGAGCGTGATAACGGTCAAGGTGCTACCGCACAATTTAAAAAGATTTTCAAAGTTGACCTTTCTCAGAAAGATGCCAATGGCTTTGTTGCTAAAGAGGAAGTTGCCAACCTGCTGAACGTTCAAGATCCAAAGGACTTGAATGGCGATGGCAGTCAATTGTTTACCTTCCCCTTTGTGACTATCGAGGATGTGTTGGTGCTCGATCGCAACACGATCTTAGTTGCCAATGATAACAACTACCCCGGTGGTGGTGGGCGATCGTCTGCTCCGGACAACAATGAAATTCTCGTGCTTGAGTTAGGAACAACACTCAATCTCGACCCACGCGTGGGACTTGCTGGGTTGCAGTATGGTTTAGCTAACGATAACATAGCGATCGGCAATACTGATGGCTTGAGCGCTTAA